A portion of the Paenibacillus hamazuiensis genome contains these proteins:
- a CDS encoding sulfatase, producing the protein MRNVIMISTDQQKADAMGCADPSYYTPNLDNLADRSVRFTGAISTSAQCSPSRASWMTGKFPHQVGVYQIGHVLDPQEWGIAKEFNRAGYETVYFGKWHLGLSPADHEFQVTDYRTDGLDLAGANPDSRFHSHKDAVTTTQALNYLDDYDGSKRFFMKLCWYMPHPNTPVRSQPFELIERFAQQFPPEDMPVPDSFYKDDLSGKPPFQRERSSSAESDLTEEIVRSDARKYRSMLVLMDTYLGRLMEKLEEKNMLEDTVILFTSDHGDMQGAHRLRLKGVLPYKELYNVPLILYIPGAEPIRKVIPDLVSTAAVTGTLLDAAGIPVPKECEGGSLLPVLDRSAPPADEHVFFEHYKAYWGRHPMIGIQTPEWKYVYYLEDDLEEMYDLRNDPDEIVNAADRPEAEEARIRLRRTVEQWWTSTGALTRPAIEDHESEWIKKFN; encoded by the coding sequence TTGAGAAACGTCATAATGATTTCAACGGATCAGCAAAAGGCGGACGCGATGGGCTGCGCCGACCCCAGCTACTATACTCCGAACCTCGACAATCTGGCGGACAGGTCCGTCCGGTTTACAGGCGCAATCAGCACATCGGCTCAATGCTCGCCTTCGCGCGCAAGCTGGATGACCGGGAAGTTCCCGCATCAGGTCGGCGTGTACCAAATCGGCCATGTGCTCGATCCGCAGGAGTGGGGGATCGCCAAGGAGTTTAACCGGGCCGGTTATGAAACGGTTTATTTCGGCAAGTGGCACCTGGGATTATCTCCCGCCGATCATGAATTTCAAGTGACCGACTATCGAACGGACGGACTGGATCTTGCCGGTGCGAACCCGGATTCGCGTTTTCACAGCCATAAGGATGCAGTCACAACGACTCAAGCTTTAAATTATTTGGACGACTATGACGGTTCGAAACGGTTTTTTATGAAATTATGCTGGTATATGCCGCATCCGAATACGCCGGTAAGAAGTCAGCCCTTCGAGCTGATCGAACGCTTTGCGCAGCAATTCCCGCCGGAGGATATGCCGGTTCCGGACAGCTTTTACAAGGACGATTTATCCGGCAAGCCGCCGTTTCAGCGGGAGCGTTCCTCCTCCGCCGAATCGGACCTGACGGAAGAGATTGTAAGAAGTGACGCACGGAAATACCGGTCGATGCTCGTCCTTATGGATACATACCTGGGACGATTGATGGAAAAGTTGGAAGAAAAAAATATGCTGGAGGATACCGTCATTTTATTCACCAGCGACCATGGGGATATGCAGGGTGCGCATCGGCTGCGGTTGAAGGGGGTGCTGCCTTACAAGGAGCTGTACAACGTTCCGCTCATTTTATATATCCCTGGCGCGGAACCGATACGGAAAGTCATCCCCGATCTCGTATCCACCGCTGCGGTAACGGGCACGCTGCTTGATGCGGCCGGAATTCCGGTGCCGAAAGAGTGCGAAGGCGGCTCGCTGCTCCCTGTCCTGGACCGGTCCGCGCCGCCCGCGGACGAACACGTCTTTTTCGAGCATTATAAAGCCTACTGGGGACGCCATCCGATGATCGGCATACAAACGCCCGAATGGAAATACGTCTATTATCTCGAAGACGACCTGGAAGAAATGTACGACCTGCGTAACGATCCGGACGAAATCGTCAATGCAGCCGACCGGCCCGAAGCGGAAGAAGCGCGAATCCGCCTGCGCCGCACCGTGGAACAATGGTGGACCTCAACCGGCGCCCTGACCCGCCCGGCCATCGAAGACCACGAAAGTGAATGGATAAAAAAATTTAATTAA
- a CDS encoding zinc-binding alcohol dehydrogenase family protein, translating into MKGIICEEIEKFALIDMPEPQIVPGEAIVRVRRIGICGTDLHAFKGNQPFFTYPRILGHELAGIIEWIGDNEAGLREGDQVSVIPYMHCGTCIACRRGKTNCCTDMKVLGVHIDGGMREKISVPVTHLIKTEALTLDQTAVLEPLAIGAHAVRRSGLRSGETALVIGGGPIGLGVMAFAKYAGAQVIAMDINEERLAFSRAWANVAHTVNASHDPKEQLAAITGGDFPTVVFDATGNAKSMAASFGLTAHGGTLVYVGLVKADIAFSDPEFHKRELTLMGSRNATREDFDNVLEALRSGEIDVARYITHRSSLESMIGQFESWLKPESKVIKAMVEL; encoded by the coding sequence ATGAAAGGAATCATTTGCGAGGAAATTGAGAAATTCGCGCTAATCGACATGCCCGAGCCGCAGATTGTTCCCGGAGAAGCGATTGTTCGCGTTCGCCGGATCGGCATCTGCGGCACCGATTTGCATGCCTTCAAAGGCAACCAGCCGTTTTTCACGTATCCGCGTATACTCGGGCACGAGCTTGCAGGCATTATCGAGTGGATAGGTGACAATGAAGCCGGGCTGCGCGAAGGCGACCAGGTCAGCGTCATTCCCTACATGCACTGCGGAACATGCATCGCCTGCCGCAGAGGCAAAACCAACTGCTGCACCGACATGAAGGTGCTTGGCGTCCATATCGACGGCGGCATGCGGGAAAAAATTTCCGTTCCGGTCACTCATCTGATCAAAACGGAAGCGCTTACCTTGGATCAGACCGCGGTGCTGGAGCCGCTCGCGATCGGAGCCCATGCGGTGCGCCGCTCCGGTTTGCGTTCGGGCGAGACGGCGCTCGTCATCGGCGGCGGGCCGATCGGACTTGGCGTCATGGCTTTCGCCAAATATGCGGGGGCTCAAGTCATAGCGATGGATATCAACGAAGAGCGGCTGGCATTCAGCCGGGCGTGGGCGAATGTCGCGCACACCGTTAACGCCTCGCATGATCCGAAAGAGCAGCTTGCCGCGATAACGGGTGGAGACTTCCCGACGGTCGTATTCGATGCGACGGGGAATGCGAAATCGATGGCCGCTTCCTTTGGTTTGACCGCCCACGGAGGAACCTTGGTTTATGTCGGGCTCGTGAAAGCGGACATCGCCTTCAGCGATCCGGAGTTCCACAAACGAGAGCTGACGCTGATGGGCAGCCGCAATGCGACCCGGGAAGATTTCGATAACGTCCTGGAAGCGCTGCGAAGCGGAGAAATCGACGTCGCTCGCTACATCACGCATCGCTCTTCGCTGGAAAGCATGATCGGGCAATTCGAAAGCTGGCTCAAGCCCGAATCCAAGGTGATCAAAGCGATGGTTGAACTTTAG
- a CDS encoding helix-turn-helix domain-containing protein — MGPVRKAFFEDPLFPFELVFKDTKSPQSELPDHLHDRYEIVYVYSGSGTFFINQSFYDMKAGDIFIIPGNTIHRAFPDTDDPVTSTALFFAPAFAHSDALDDAYSSLHVFEIVRKRKQFKLDLPSPPRGRTEDILQEMSAEMTAKQPGHRHAVRLLLHRLLLVLNRFAQTDLPKVSDGIPIGPSWMNESLQHIDRHHAEPGLGLSVLAQRAAVTASHFSRVFKQLTGMKVTDYINAKRIVHAKELLAGSDDSIDTIAAHCGFESLPYFHRTFKALAGCTPGVYRREIRSRE, encoded by the coding sequence GTGGGACCCGTCCGCAAAGCTTTTTTCGAGGATCCTCTCTTCCCTTTCGAGCTCGTGTTCAAAGATACGAAAAGCCCGCAAAGCGAGCTGCCCGATCATCTCCACGACCGGTACGAAATCGTATATGTATATTCCGGGAGCGGAACTTTTTTTATCAACCAATCCTTCTATGATATGAAAGCCGGCGACATCTTCATCATACCGGGCAATACGATACACCGGGCATTCCCCGATACGGACGATCCCGTCACCTCGACGGCTCTCTTCTTCGCCCCGGCATTCGCCCATTCCGACGCGCTGGACGACGCTTACTCCAGCCTGCACGTTTTCGAGATCGTCCGCAAACGCAAGCAGTTCAAGCTTGACTTACCTTCGCCGCCTCGCGGAAGGACAGAGGATATTTTGCAGGAAATGTCCGCCGAAATGACAGCCAAACAGCCCGGCCATCGTCACGCGGTTCGGCTGCTCCTTCATCGTTTGCTGCTCGTTCTCAATCGGTTCGCTCAGACCGATCTGCCGAAAGTTTCGGATGGCATCCCAATCGGCCCCTCCTGGATGAATGAAAGCTTGCAGCATATCGACCGCCACCATGCCGAGCCCGGCCTCGGCCTCTCCGTTTTGGCTCAGCGGGCGGCCGTTACGGCATCGCATTTTTCACGCGTGTTCAAGCAGTTGACCGGGATGAAGGTGACCGACTACATTAACGCCAAGCGAATCGTTCATGCCAAGGAGCTGCTCGCCGGGTCCGACGACAGCATCGACACGATCGCCGCTCACTGCGGCTTTGAAAGCTTACCTTATTTTCACCGCACGTTCAAAGCTTTGGCGGGATGCACCCCGGGCGTATACAGGCGGGAAATTCGCAGCAGGGAATAG
- a CDS encoding DUF2306 domain-containing protein: MKLRKSWWVLAIVSIGVMIPFMAPYVTLDPAKSRIEITSSAVQYPLLVAHIAFAFVALVSGLLQFIDRIRVRNPETHRNVGKVYVYSVFVSGLLAIGTIFYIENYTKAIAFLVLALAWLFTGWKGYVAARKRNFEEHRRWMIRSFGMTLVAVSARLLVPVLMLLYYVLHGFALPGGREAMVNEILNVNMWVGLVLDLMIVEWVMLKSAIKPAQVP; encoded by the coding sequence ATGAAACTTCGGAAAAGCTGGTGGGTTTTGGCAATCGTTTCGATCGGGGTGATGATCCCGTTTATGGCGCCTTATGTTACGCTGGATCCGGCGAAAAGCCGAATCGAGATTACATCGTCCGCCGTGCAATACCCGCTTCTGGTCGCTCATATCGCTTTCGCTTTTGTGGCGCTTGTATCCGGCTTGCTCCAGTTCATTGACCGGATTCGCGTCCGCAATCCTGAAACGCATCGCAATGTGGGCAAAGTTTACGTATACAGCGTGTTCGTAAGCGGGCTGCTGGCGATCGGAACAATTTTCTATATAGAAAATTATACGAAAGCGATCGCGTTCCTGGTGCTGGCTTTGGCCTGGCTGTTTACAGGCTGGAAAGGGTATGTCGCCGCCAGAAAACGAAATTTTGAGGAGCATCGGCGATGGATGATTCGCAGCTTCGGCATGACGTTGGTGGCGGTCAGCGCGCGTCTGCTAGTGCCCGTGTTAATGCTTCTGTATTACGTTCTCCACGGCTTTGCCTTGCCCGGCGGAAGAGAAGCGATGGTTAATGAGATACTCAATGTGAATATGTGGGTCGGACTTGTCCTCGATCTGATGATCGTCGAGTGGGTCATGCTTAAATCGGCTATAAAGCCGGCACAAGTGCCCTAG
- a CDS encoding macro domain-containing protein produces MPKETPSRTAVLPGQGKRHQPAAEQPSTNLQNVLQSMLTTPESLTYGQVAQLQSLLGNRELALLLAAGRGAGRNAERRPLAGAALAAPAQRKPIQMKKEWVRVDDDLLDFLQRLIAAEFIKPEKETQPKGESMQEEAETAAFQITDEVLLRLFSATEENRREDSGTEENRVEESANTAADGGSLKRKRGSDSETQGENYGEPQDEKGDNPRHTKKKRIEYRKAQLPDGEIGSKPLMPDKDYDQTKLLKLMRDIFQKAMEEFLDEQVPVPESINSALGAIKTLWEYQKLHADSDKPPKNISRYTRNSKLAFFNLGESILPGGTYDDIRANLLAVFGELKKANQAGHLLLRLVAAPSFAVFTDIVNDIPETEVSAEEREQIRTVGWQMNQLWRLEAGRRLAGGAINTVLLEKALTRKDISVKEAVEALTVKNVMNFEGASGKSDGYQFLYGKQYKLVASQTIINELMIDASGHEVLVGLRDSLDVFYNKLRDKNKPVSAMDDETISSGGAEPDEQVGSMSPVEIARELGGDWEKAATKTYEKKGARQFALEQRGDREEMDRHVSRRLADNPYLNAIFAWPEFKAVERMFEKLMRVHYGMNASESKPMDLSETGQDKPKHAKRPIKFNEFETWLIDKAAAQGHLRVLEDEMLKDETFLEMFEANADPNKATAVKHVANLRKGLELTSDPYHPFYKLVIDSERASTIYDKDFGEYRDIASDVFHPIGHLFKTGKNLLQEQVKALKVLKAAEEEGEPVTVEQQKITNLAKNKKAGENSLAFMADLSFGEVESMKQLLEHLADFEQLADAVESISNRKASSLENDYYKPLAAYRSAIDRLGGLKRVYHIVETVRSFPMGILNMMVNQATNLSPSDKFKNYNAMSDKGAATDEKLQNKKVISILKKVTWTEKKPMHYLINAILQQLAALSQEEEEGITEENKDRLTAMVKTFLSMAYEPDSLIEFDREELENNGPEANVRFYFKVLTTRMKQQLEAGNLSSFNELLNKFYDQAQALADKPYFEPIYNESVANVHALIARAAKSNQTRAIYGGGGFHGSFGTEPKDAVDSSFSMNTKGALPTDAFLKWETVGDNNCAFNGFGLSLIGLIRQGCLSEPYVLERLNYYIPNAISADELTKLVSEYGEEAIDQHLRTASRGLQQRFEPVIRQLAVGALRRNDGLIESIRLDLLATLENKVRSGLGLIPQGASGDLFRDPNSPGVQRLEEVTLDALNEFMEREEALSDPPPQSLDERLKDFLNEKKQALSVWFIEVGKEMYLGHMEQEYTWGGAPELQALARHFGIHLAISTPFGLDMGGGEAGSAAVNYTFTDGDGQGHTVNNGAEVAFTEEEIGLLRSDAANVIEGVPMDTENPRIYFRLMDRGQVQEALNNLPEDLKRRFLTLYDRYYRYRITGKTADIRVREEHEMILDEQEGERAAFFTAAELQTLIQRGLIDDPGANPERITFRAADPGTIMNLLQDNERLRDKFLEVYNASQPRPIVAGMMNRNSVHWSAFTTDKGAFNLMDAEEFIQHGEWRESGFVMSGSSVKKQASTASKAAPYTGELYKRQPIPNIVTVFSDSLFGTVEQVAIPFSLTDIDPSLKPDTDRVGLVNAANASLKGGGGIDGAIHEVAGAGITDEAQAWLQDEGNSKYWDKGQGKAMSTTGGQLTGDGIHRIIHTVGPDNRLGQPLTVLEDCVRSVLQEAANHKLTAIIFCNISSGIYGFNENETAIAIHQAVDKILNSEMSGYRPKIIFNNFP; encoded by the coding sequence ATGCCTAAAGAAACTCCTTCCCGGACCGCGGTATTGCCGGGCCAAGGCAAACGGCATCAGCCGGCTGCGGAACAACCGTCGACAAATTTGCAGAACGTTCTGCAAAGCATGCTGACAACCCCCGAATCGCTAACATATGGTCAGGTGGCTCAGCTCCAGTCCCTGCTCGGGAACAGGGAGCTCGCCTTATTGCTTGCCGCTGGCAGAGGCGCCGGCAGGAATGCAGAGCGGAGGCCTCTTGCCGGGGCAGCCCTCGCTGCGCCTGCACAGCGGAAACCGATCCAGATGAAGAAGGAATGGGTTCGGGTGGACGACGACTTGCTCGATTTTTTGCAGCGTTTGATAGCTGCGGAATTTATAAAACCGGAGAAGGAAACGCAGCCGAAGGGCGAAAGCATGCAGGAGGAAGCCGAGACAGCCGCGTTCCAAATAACCGATGAGGTGCTGCTTCGATTATTTTCCGCAACCGAAGAAAATCGAAGGGAGGACTCCGGAACCGAAGAAAACCGGGTAGAGGAATCTGCAAATACGGCAGCCGACGGAGGAAGCCTCAAACGGAAGCGGGGGAGCGATTCGGAGACTCAGGGAGAGAATTACGGCGAGCCCCAAGATGAGAAAGGCGATAATCCGCGCCATACTAAAAAGAAACGGATCGAATACCGAAAGGCCCAATTGCCGGACGGGGAGATCGGCTCGAAGCCGCTTATGCCGGACAAGGACTACGACCAGACCAAGCTGCTGAAGCTGATGCGGGATATTTTTCAAAAAGCGATGGAGGAGTTTTTGGACGAACAGGTTCCGGTGCCGGAATCGATCAACAGTGCACTCGGCGCCATCAAGACGCTGTGGGAGTACCAGAAGCTGCATGCGGACAGCGATAAGCCGCCTAAGAACATTAGCCGGTATACCCGCAATTCGAAGCTGGCATTTTTTAATTTGGGAGAATCCATACTGCCCGGCGGCACCTACGACGACATTCGGGCAAACCTTCTTGCCGTATTCGGCGAACTTAAAAAAGCGAACCAGGCGGGACATTTGCTGTTGAGGCTTGTTGCCGCCCCCTCGTTTGCCGTTTTTACCGACATTGTAAACGATATTCCGGAAACCGAGGTCAGCGCTGAAGAGAGGGAGCAGATTCGAACGGTCGGCTGGCAAATGAACCAGCTTTGGCGGCTGGAGGCAGGACGCCGGTTGGCCGGAGGAGCGATTAACACCGTTTTGCTGGAAAAGGCATTGACCCGCAAAGACATTTCCGTGAAGGAAGCGGTCGAAGCACTAACGGTAAAAAATGTCATGAACTTTGAAGGAGCTTCCGGCAAATCGGACGGCTACCAATTTTTATACGGCAAACAGTACAAGCTTGTCGCTTCGCAAACGATCATTAACGAGCTGATGATCGACGCTTCGGGGCATGAAGTGCTTGTCGGCCTGCGCGATTCGCTGGACGTATTTTATAACAAGCTAAGGGATAAAAACAAACCCGTTTCAGCCATGGACGACGAGACGATTTCATCTGGCGGGGCGGAACCGGATGAACAAGTCGGGTCCATGTCCCCGGTAGAGATTGCCCGTGAACTGGGGGGAGACTGGGAGAAAGCGGCCACCAAAACTTACGAAAAGAAAGGAGCTCGGCAGTTCGCGCTGGAGCAGCGCGGCGACCGTGAGGAGATGGACCGGCATGTCAGCCGGAGGCTGGCGGACAACCCGTACTTGAATGCAATCTTCGCTTGGCCCGAATTCAAGGCGGTCGAACGCATGTTCGAAAAGCTGATGCGCGTGCATTACGGCATGAATGCAAGCGAATCCAAACCGATGGATTTGTCGGAGACCGGGCAAGATAAGCCGAAGCATGCCAAGCGCCCCATAAAGTTTAACGAATTTGAGACTTGGCTGATCGACAAGGCCGCCGCCCAAGGGCATCTGCGGGTGTTGGAGGACGAAATGCTCAAGGATGAAACGTTCCTTGAAATGTTCGAGGCCAACGCAGATCCGAATAAGGCTACGGCGGTTAAGCATGTGGCGAACCTGCGCAAAGGACTGGAGCTGACCTCGGATCCGTACCATCCCTTTTATAAGCTGGTGATCGACTCCGAACGGGCCAGCACGATCTACGATAAAGATTTCGGGGAATACCGAGATATTGCAAGTGACGTGTTCCACCCGATCGGGCATTTGTTCAAAACGGGAAAAAATTTGCTGCAAGAGCAGGTCAAGGCATTAAAAGTGTTGAAAGCGGCGGAAGAAGAGGGCGAGCCCGTCACCGTCGAACAGCAAAAGATAACCAATTTGGCAAAAAATAAAAAGGCCGGGGAGAACAGCCTCGCCTTTATGGCCGATTTGTCTTTCGGGGAAGTGGAGAGCATGAAGCAGCTGCTGGAGCATTTGGCTGACTTCGAGCAGCTTGCGGACGCCGTCGAATCCATATCAAACCGTAAGGCATCCAGTTTGGAAAATGATTATTACAAGCCGCTGGCCGCGTACCGCAGCGCCATTGACCGGCTCGGCGGACTGAAGCGGGTTTACCACATCGTGGAAACCGTCCGCAGCTTTCCGATGGGCATTTTGAATATGATGGTCAACCAGGCAACGAATTTATCCCCTTCCGATAAATTCAAAAATTACAATGCGATGAGCGACAAAGGAGCGGCTACGGACGAAAAGCTGCAAAACAAGAAGGTGATATCGATTTTGAAAAAAGTCACCTGGACGGAAAAGAAACCTATGCATTATTTGATCAATGCCATTCTTCAGCAGCTTGCGGCATTATCCCAAGAAGAGGAGGAGGGAATAACGGAGGAGAACAAGGATCGTCTGACCGCGATGGTCAAAACGTTTCTCAGCATGGCGTACGAACCGGACAGCCTGATCGAATTCGATCGTGAAGAACTCGAGAATAACGGTCCTGAGGCAAATGTCAGATTTTATTTCAAGGTGCTTACCACACGTATGAAGCAGCAGCTGGAAGCGGGAAATCTTTCATCGTTCAACGAGCTGTTGAACAAGTTCTACGATCAAGCCCAGGCTTTGGCGGATAAACCTTACTTCGAACCGATTTATAACGAAAGCGTGGCGAACGTGCACGCCCTGATCGCCCGTGCGGCGAAGTCGAACCAAACCAGAGCGATATACGGAGGAGGCGGCTTCCACGGAAGTTTTGGGACGGAGCCAAAAGATGCCGTCGACTCTTCTTTCTCGATGAATACGAAAGGGGCGCTTCCTACGGATGCGTTCCTGAAATGGGAAACCGTCGGGGATAACAACTGCGCCTTTAACGGCTTCGGCTTGTCTTTGATCGGACTTATCCGTCAAGGCTGCCTGTCGGAGCCGTACGTGCTGGAGCGGCTCAATTATTATATCCCGAACGCAATTTCCGCAGACGAGCTGACGAAGCTCGTTTCGGAGTATGGCGAAGAGGCGATTGATCAGCATCTTCGAACCGCTTCGCGCGGGCTGCAGCAGCGATTTGAGCCGGTCATTCGACAGCTCGCCGTGGGAGCGCTGCGGAGGAATGACGGCTTGATCGAATCTATACGGCTTGATCTGCTCGCTACATTGGAAAACAAGGTAAGAAGCGGGCTCGGGCTTATTCCGCAGGGAGCAAGCGGGGATTTGTTCCGGGATCCGAATTCGCCTGGCGTACAGCGTCTGGAGGAGGTAACCCTCGACGCTCTAAACGAATTTATGGAGCGCGAGGAGGCGTTGTCGGACCCGCCTCCCCAGAGCCTGGACGAACGGCTAAAAGATTTTTTGAACGAGAAAAAACAAGCGCTCAGCGTATGGTTTATCGAAGTCGGAAAGGAAATGTACCTGGGCCATATGGAGCAGGAATACACTTGGGGAGGGGCGCCCGAGCTGCAAGCATTGGCCCGGCACTTCGGCATTCACCTGGCGATATCGACTCCGTTCGGCCTCGATATGGGTGGCGGAGAGGCGGGTAGCGCCGCCGTGAATTACACGTTTACGGACGGAGATGGTCAGGGGCATACGGTGAACAATGGCGCGGAGGTTGCGTTTACCGAAGAGGAGATCGGGCTGCTGCGATCCGATGCAGCCAACGTCATAGAAGGCGTTCCGATGGATACGGAAAATCCTCGCATCTATTTCCGGCTGATGGATCGCGGGCAGGTGCAGGAAGCGCTGAACAATCTGCCCGAGGATTTAAAAAGGCGGTTTCTGACTCTTTACGATCGGTACTATCGTTACCGGATAACCGGGAAAACGGCGGATATCCGCGTGCGGGAGGAACACGAAATGATTCTGGATGAACAGGAAGGGGAGCGGGCGGCATTTTTCACAGCGGCAGAGCTTCAAACGCTGATACAGCGTGGGCTTATCGACGACCCGGGAGCGAACCCCGAGCGAATTACGTTTAGGGCTGCGGATCCCGGAACGATCATGAACCTTCTTCAAGACAATGAAAGATTGCGCGATAAGTTTTTGGAGGTGTACAACGCATCGCAGCCACGGCCTATTGTAGCCGGCATGATGAACCGCAACTCGGTTCATTGGAGCGCCTTTACGACGGACAAAGGCGCGTTCAATTTAATGGATGCGGAGGAATTTATTCAACACGGCGAATGGCGGGAATCGGGCTTTGTCATGTCGGGCTCGTCCGTTAAAAAACAAGCTTCGACCGCATCAAAAGCCGCCCCTTATACGGGTGAACTGTACAAACGGCAGCCGATTCCGAATATCGTGACCGTATTCAGCGATTCGTTGTTCGGAACTGTCGAGCAAGTGGCGATTCCGTTCAGTTTGACCGATATCGACCCGTCGCTCAAACCGGATACGGATCGCGTGGGACTTGTCAACGCAGCGAATGCATCGCTAAAAGGTGGTGGCGGCATTGACGGTGCGATCCATGAAGTTGCGGGAGCGGGTATTACGGATGAGGCTCAAGCATGGTTGCAGGATGAGGGCAATTCCAAGTATTGGGATAAAGGCCAAGGCAAAGCGATGTCGACGACAGGCGGCCAACTGACCGGAGACGGCATCCATCGGATCATTCATACAGTCGGCCCGGATAACCGTCTCGGCCAGCCGCTGACCGTCCTCGAGGACTGCGTCCGATCCGTGCTTCAGGAAGCTGCCAATCATAAGCTGACGGCAATTATTTTCTGCAATATAAGCTCCGGCATTTACGGCTTTAACGAGAATGAAACGGCGATAGCCATCCATCAGGCAGTCGACAAAATTTTGAACAGCGAGATGAGCGGATACAGGCCGAAAATTATATTCAACAATTTTCCTTAA
- a CDS encoding VOC family protein — MKKKALLKRIECAYLPVTDVAASAAWYERVLGLKLRSPVQPGRGAIMIMDSGQWLFLLPSPDGHPLHFTTTAWTEDGSPFEMFPICFETDDIRALDESLRESGVWVEQEVRDEGGCGLQLNFKDPDGNKFQVWQQPVPAGVPVR; from the coding sequence ATGAAAAAGAAAGCATTGTTAAAGCGCATCGAATGCGCTTACTTGCCGGTGACGGACGTTGCCGCATCGGCCGCATGGTATGAACGCGTGCTCGGCCTGAAGCTGCGTTCCCCGGTACAGCCGGGGCGGGGAGCCATCATGATCATGGACAGCGGACAGTGGCTTTTCCTGCTGCCGAGCCCGGACGGACACCCGCTGCATTTTACGACGACCGCCTGGACGGAAGACGGATCGCCGTTTGAAATGTTTCCGATTTGCTTCGAAACGGACGACATTCGCGCGCTGGATGAATCGCTTCGCGAGTCGGGCGTGTGGGTGGAGCAGGAAGTGCGGGACGAAGGCGGCTGCGGCCTGCAGCTCAATTTCAAGGATCCGGACGGCAACAAGTTTCAGGTGTGGCAGCAGCCGGTGCCCGCGGGAGTACCGGTACGGTAA
- a CDS encoding aldo/keto reductase codes for MKRTKITGTELVSSSISLGGVALGSKLNEEESFRLMDEYTDLGGNMIDTAEVYANWLPVEPSVSEKTIGRWMKSRNNRHKLIVTTKGAHPRLETMNVPRLSPAEIVQDLDDSLQRLQVDTIDLYWLHRDDTNRQIGEILETLNGQVKAGKIRYFGCSNWTAARIREAQQYAAAHRIQGFSGNQMMWSLAEADRTQLGDPTLVTMDSESKQLHLETGLTAVPYSSQAQGLFTKLASGALSFDDGQIKPHYRTEVNRGRLQRVRQFAAEYSLTVTQVVLGYLLSQPFSTIPIVGCYTREQLHECMLADRVHFTGEQLAYLENGN; via the coding sequence ATGAAACGGACGAAGATTACCGGAACGGAATTGGTTAGCTCCTCGATTTCGCTTGGCGGCGTCGCTTTGGGCAGCAAGCTGAATGAGGAAGAGTCGTTCAGGCTGATGGACGAGTATACCGATCTTGGCGGAAATATGATCGATACGGCCGAGGTATATGCCAACTGGCTTCCGGTCGAACCGAGCGTCAGCGAGAAAACGATTGGCAGGTGGATGAAATCGAGAAACAACCGGCATAAGCTGATCGTCACCACCAAAGGAGCGCATCCCCGGCTGGAGACGATGAACGTTCCGAGGCTGTCGCCGGCAGAAATCGTCCAAGATTTGGACGACAGCCTGCAGCGGCTGCAGGTGGATACGATCGACCTGTATTGGCTTCATCGGGACGACACGAACCGGCAGATCGGAGAAATTTTGGAAACGTTAAACGGTCAGGTGAAGGCCGGCAAAATCCGCTACTTCGGCTGCTCCAACTGGACCGCCGCCCGCATCCGGGAAGCTCAGCAGTATGCAGCTGCGCATCGGATTCAAGGTTTTTCCGGGAACCAGATGATGTGGAGCCTTGCGGAGGCGGACCGAACGCAGTTGGGCGATCCCACGCTGGTTACCATGGACAGCGAGTCTAAGCAGCTTCATCTTGAAACCGGTCTGACCGCCGTCCCTTATTCATCCCAGGCACAGGGACTGTTTACCAAATTGGCATCGGGGGCGCTGTCGTTTGATGACGGGCAAATCAAACCGCATTACCGTACGGAGGTAAATCGCGGGAGGCTGCAGCGGGTCCGCCAGTTTGCGGCGGAGTACTCCTTAACCGTCACCCAAGTGGTGTTAGGTTATCTTTTATCGCAACCGTTTTCAACGATTCCGATCGTCGGGTGTTACACCCGCGAACAACTGCACGAATGCATGCTTGCGGATCGGGTTCATTTTACGGGCGAGCAACTTGCATATTTGGAGAATGGGAATTAG